Proteins from a genomic interval of Osmerus eperlanus unplaced genomic scaffold, fOsmEpe2.1 SCAFFOLD_224, whole genome shotgun sequence:
- the LOC134016728 gene encoding glycine N-acyltransferase-like protein 3, whose protein sequence is MKILNEAALQQAEKVLRSYLPKSSMVYGYLFGMNRDKPHTLEVVVDSRPDFKTIICRPHPQSEHTLLKNEELTFFSTDEKVLKRMLTEDSILDWNKYLKIGGIDMLHTTMLKDISATKDVTMRPCGVTHLLELQDPNHLPHLTVSRDMEARISSLNEFHVGLVNKTWKYGDDEKGFQLIKHLISHFPTCCITDEEGRPVSWVLLYGYCAMGLLYTLPEHRGKGYAKILVSTMAARLHAQGYPVYCYIEEENQVSYRLFKKLGLL, encoded by the exons ATGAAGATTTTAAATGAGGCTGCGTTACAACAAGCAGAAAAGGTTCTGCGGTCATACTTACCGAAAAGCTCCATG GTTTATGGATATCTGTTTGGTATGAATAGAGACAAACCACATACACTAGAGGTTGTTGTGGACTCCCGGCCTGATTTTAAAACCATCATTTGTCGACCGCACCCACAG AGTGAACACACCCTGCTTAAAAATGAGGAACTGACTTTCTTCAGTACTGATGAGAAGGTTCTTAAGAGAATGTTGACAGAAGACAGCATCTTAGATTGGAATAAATACTTGAAAATTGGAG GGATTGACATGCTTCATACCACCATGTTGAAGGACATTTCTGCCACAAAAGATGTCACAATGAGACCGTGTGGTGTAACTCACCTCCTGGAATTACAAGACCCAAATCACCTTCCTCACCTGACAGTGAGCAG AGATATGGAGGCCAGGATCTCCTCCCTGAATGAATTCCATGTCGGTTTGGTGAATAAAACCTGGAAATATGGAGATGATGAAAAAGGTTTTCAACTAATCAAACATCTGATAAGCCACTTCCCCACATGTTGCATCACTGATGAAGAAGGCCGTCCAGTTTCCTGGGTGCTGCTGTATGGTTACTGTGCCATGGGGTTGCTGTACACCCTGCCAGAGCACAGGGGGAAGGGCTATGCCAAGATCCTGGTGAGCACCATGGCAGCAAGGCTCCATGCCCAGGGTTACCCTGTGTACTGCTACATTGAGGAGGAGAACCAGGTCTCCTACAGGCTCTTTAAGAAACTGGGCTTACTGTAG
- the LOC134016727 gene encoding glycine N-acyltransferase-like protein 3, giving the protein MDTEESEVRGLRFRVLESKAKGLTEAMRRMCSSMTMEDAEQAEREIGDPGSLAFKETAYGYLFAMNRDKPHILEVVVDSWPDFKTIICRPHPQSEHTLLHNEGLTFFSTDEKVLKRMLTEDSLDWKEYFKIRGIDILHTTMLKDISATKDVTMRPCGVTHLLELQDPNHLPHLTVSRDVEARISSLNEFHVGLVNETWKRGGDENGFQVIKHLISHFPTCCITDEEGRPVSWVLLYDYCAMGMLYTLPEHRGKGYAKILVSTMAARLHAQGCPVYCYIEEENQVSYRLFKKLGFTEHPSYRATWFEFNY; this is encoded by the exons ATGGATACTGAGGAGTCTGAAGTCAGAGGACTTAGATTCAGGGTTTTAGAGAGCAAGGCTAAAGGCCTGACTGAGGCCATGCGTAGAATGTGTTCTAGCATGACCATGGAAGATGCTGAACAAGCTGAACGGGAAATTGGTGACCCAGGGAGTTTGGCATTCAAGGAGACG GCTTATGGATATCTGTTTGCTATGAATAGAGACAAACCACATATACTAGAGGTTGTTGTGGACTCCTGGCCTGATTTTAAAACCATCATTTGTCGACCGCACCCACAG AGTGAACACACCCTGCTTCATAATGAGGGACTGACTTTCTTCAGTACTGATGAGAAGGTTCTTAAGAGAATGTTGACAGAAGACAGCTTAGATTGGAAAGAATACTTCAAAATTCGAG GGATTGACATCCTTCATACCACCATGTTGAAGGACATCTCTGCCACAAAAGATGTCACAATGAGACCGTGTGGTGTAACTCACCTCCTGGAATTACAAGACCCAAATCACCTTCCTCACCTGACAGTGAGCAG AGATGTGGAGGCCAGGATCTCCTCCCTGAATGAATTCCATGTCGGTTTGGTGAATGAAACCTGGAAACGTGGAGGTGATGAAAATGGTTTCCAAGTAATCAAACATCTGATAAGCCACTTCCCTACATGTTGCATCACTGATGAAGAAGGCCGTCCAGTTTCCTGGGTGCTGCTGTATGATTACTGTGCCATGGGGATGCTATACACCCTGCCAGAGCACAGGGGGAAGGGCTATGCCAAGATCCTGGTGAGCACCATGGCAGCAAGGCTCCATGCCCAGGGTTGCCCTGTGTACTGCTACATCGAGGAGGAGAACCAGGTCTCCTACAGGCTTTTTAAGAAACTGGGCTTTACTGAGCACCCCTCCTACAGGGCCACCTGGTTTGAGTTCAACTACTAA
- the LOC134016725 gene encoding glycine N-acyltransferase-like protein 3 encodes MKILNKAALQHAEKVLWSYLPKGFMAYGYLFGMNRDKPHTLEVVVDSWPDFKTIICRPHPKSEHTLLHNEELTFFSTDEKVLKRMLTEDSILDWNKYFKIGGIDMLHTTMLKEISATKDVTMRPCHVTHLLELQDPNHLPHLTVSRDVEARISSVNESNVGLVNETWKRGGDENGFQVIKHLISHFPTCCITDEEGRPVSWVLLYDYCAMGMVYTLPEHRGKGYAKILLSTMAARLHAQGYPVYCYTEEENQVSYRLFKKLGFTEDPSYRAAWYEFNY; translated from the exons ATGAAGATTTTAAATAAGGCTGCATTACAACACGCAGAAAAGGTTCTGTGGTCATACTTACCAAAAGGCTTCATG GCTTATGGATATCTGTTTGGTATGAATAGAGACAAACCACATACACTAGAGGTTGTTGTGGACTCTTGGCCTGATTTTAAAACAATCATTTGTCGACCGCACCCAAAG AGTGAACACACCCTGCTTCATAATGAGGAACTGACTTTCTTCAGTACTGATGAGAAGGTTCTTAAGAGAATGTTGACAGAAGACAGCATCTTAGATTGGAATAAATACTTCAAAATTGGAG GGATTGACATGCTTCATACCACCATGTTGAAGGAAATCTCTGCCACAAAAGATGTCACAATGAGACCGTGTCATGTAACTCACCTCCTGGAATTACAAGACCCAAATCACCTTCCTCACCTGACAGTGAGCAG AGATGTGGAGGCCAGGATCTCCTCTGTGAATGAATCCAATGTCGGTTTGGTGAATGAAACCTGGAAACGTGGAGGTGATGAAAATGGTTTCCAAGTAATCAAACATCTGATAAGCCACTTCCCCACATGTTGCATCACTGATGAAGAAGGCCGTCCAGTTTCCTGGGTGCTGCTGTATGATTACTGTGCCATGGGGATGGTGTACACCCTGCCAGAGCACAGGGGGAAGGGCTATGCCAAGATCCTGCTGAGCACCATGGCAGCAAGGCTCCATGCCCAGGGTTACCCTGTGTACTGCTACACTGAGGAGGAGAACCAGGTCTCCTACAGGCTCTTTAAGAAACTGGGCTTTACTGAGGACCCCTCCTACAGGGCTGCCTGGTATGAGTTCAACTACTAA